One segment of Primulina tabacum isolate GXHZ01 chromosome 14, ASM2559414v2, whole genome shotgun sequence DNA contains the following:
- the LOC142524637 gene encoding putative SNAP25 homologous protein SNAP30: MFGFRKSPANNKPPTQKSVDPTNPFDSDTESDKKNTITPSRRTSSEPIPVTLDDDDDDFFGRRPPSASKQKDFDKMSVQELEDYAMNKAGETTNSVNNCLKIAEDMRQDATRTLDMLNQQGEQIHRTHVMAVDMDRDLSRGEKLLNNLGGMFSRPWKPKKTRAINGPLTSKDDSDTGKRSTPEQREKLGLDQAPKKRGSRTPPPEPTSALQKVELEKGKQDDALSDLSNILGELKGMAVDMGSELNRQNKALDHLGQDVDELHSRVKGANQRARRLIGK, encoded by the exons ATGTTTGGCTTCAGAAAATCGCCGGCCAACAACAAACCCCCAACTCAGAAATCAGTAGATCCTACCAATCCTTTTGATTCAGATACCGAATCAGATAAGAAAAACACAATCACACCATCTAGAAGAACATCTTCCGAGCCCATACCTGTGACActggatgatgatgatgatgatttttTCGGGAGGCGGCCGCCATCTGCGAGCAAGCAAAAGGACTTTGATAAAATGTCGGTTCAAGAATTGGAGGATTATGCTATGAACAAGGCTGGGGAGACCACTAACTCGGTGAACAATTGCTTAAAGATTGCAGAGGATATGAGACAAGATGCTACTAGGACACTGGACATGTTGAACCAGCAGGGCGAGCAAATTCACAGGACACACGTGATGGCTGTGGATATGGACCGAGATTTGAGCCGG GGAGAGAAATTGTTGAATAATCTCGGTGGCATGTTTTCGAGGCCGTGGAAGCCAAAGAAGACAAGGGCGATCAATGGTCCTTTAACTTCAAAAG ATGATAGTGATACAGGAAAAAGAAGTACCCCGGAGCAAAGAGAAAAGTTGGGCTTAGATCAGGCACCCAAAAAACGTGGCTCGCGCACACCTCCTCCGGAGCCAACTAGTGCCCTGCAGAAAGTTGAG TTGGAGAAAGGAAAGCAGGATGATGCACTTTCAGACCTTAGCAATATATTGGGTGAACTAAAAGGCATGGCTGTCGATATGGGAAGCGAATTGAACAGGCAAAACAAGGCCCTGGATCACCTTGGACAAGATGTTGATGAACTCCATTCTAGAGTGAAAGGTGCCAATCAACGTGCACGACGTTTGATTGGCAAGTGA
- the LOC142523621 gene encoding uncharacterized protein LOC142523621: MMEEDQDLRFVCKLCNKRYPCGKSLGGHMRSHVIANSSHFDENFEANIAGQQHIMSESKVAELGNGQSSYGLRENPRKTWRAVDSTFPLVQDRVCKQCGKGFLSMKALCGHMACHSEKDRGLKDDHSWTSENEKMVLDSYSDTEEVDDSGLRTGSSKSKKCKKVDVKSPTFSLANNGSSLVSEIDGKDQEEVAMCLMLLSKDSGNKVGVNSVVESSDNISVVLETKSSSIDMRLGKNEGINGVYIGEETPQVKNIGDRKLKDTSLNVEIAKMENSDSGYFLDECAKAESDASVGRGVEEYGAEFGRSENRKKNFRPELRNEFSKENEYDNSAIASKFARIESRKRKRSYEDPESWNNTTRSMKNGHIEGDACSNSQKTKYECFNCKKTFKSYQALGGHRPCHKRSNAYYESRYESGENILNDFTDVQTTDNRKPSAKSSSQLKIKPKKNKGHVCPFCDRVFKNGQALGGHKRSHFIVSNYENQNRSRKKKTEPHNLLDLNLPAPEEDEDDGRGRFF, translated from the coding sequence ATGATGGAGGAGGATCAAGATTTGAGGTTTGTTTGTAAGTTGTGCAACAAGAGGTACCCATGTGGGAAGTCACTGGGCGGTCATATGAGGTCTCATGTAATAGCAAATTCGTCTcattttgatgaaaattttgaggCCAACATTGCTGGGCAGCAGCATATCATGTCAGAATCGAAGGTTGCTGAACTTGGAAATGGGCAGTCTAGTTACGGGTTAAGAGAAAATCCTAGGAAAACTTGGAGGGCTGTGGATTCAACTTTCCCTTTGGTACAAGACAGAGTTTGCAAGCAATGTGGTAAAGGGTTTCTATCGATGAAAGCATTGTGTGGTCACATGGCTTGCCACTCTGAGAAGGATAGAGGTTTGAAGGATGATCATTCTTGGACTAGTGAGAATGAGAAGATGGTGTTGGATAGTTATTCAGATACCGAAGAAGTTGATGATTCTGGGCTAAGAACTGGATCATCTAAAAGTAAGAAGTGCAAGAAGGTTGATGTTAAGTCTCCTACATTTTCATTAGCTAACAATGGATCTTCACTTGTTTCCGAGATTGATGGAAAAGATCAAGAGGAAGTAGCTATGTGTTTAATGTTGTTGTCGAAGGATTCTGGGAATAAGGTTGGTGTCAATTCGGTTGTCGAATCTTCTGATAACATTTCTGTTGTTCTTGAGACAAAGTCTTCTTCAATTGACATGAGATTGGGTAAAAATGAAGGCATAAATGGCGTTTACATTGGTGAGGAAACTCCTCAAGTGAAGAATATTGGGGATAGGAAGTTAAAGGATACTTCTTTGAACGTTGAAATTGCGAAAATGGAGAATTCGGATTCTGGGTATTTCTTGGATGAATGTGCTAAGGCTGAGTCCGATGCATCAGTTGGAAGAGGGGTTGAGGAGTATGGAGCTGAGTTTGGGAGGAGTGAGAATAGAAAGAAGAATTTTAGACCAGAACTAAGAAATGAATTCAGCAAGGAAAATGAGTATGATAATTCTGCTATTGCGTCAAAATTTGCTAGGATTGAATCAAGAAAGAGGAAGCGTAGTTATGAAGATCCAGAATCATGGAATAACACGACCAGGTCGATGAAAAACGGCCATATAGAGGGTGATGCGTGCAGTAATTCTCAGAAAACTAAATATGAATGTTTCAACTGCAAAAAGACCTTCAAGTCATATCAGGCTCTTGGAGGGCACAGACCGTGCCACAAGAGGAGCAACGCGTACTACGAATCAAGATATGAAAGTGGTGAAAATATTCTTAATGATTTTACCGACGTCCAAACAACTGATAACAGAAAACCAAGTGCTAAGAGTTCATCTCAGCTAAAGATTAAGCCTAAAAAGAACAAAGGGCATGTTTGCCCTTTCTGCGACAGAGTTTTTAAGAATGGTCAGGCCTTAGGCGGCCACAAGAGGTCACATTTTATCGTTTCCAACTATGAAAATCAGAATCGGAGTCGAAAAAAGAAGACCGAGCCTCACAATTTGCTCGATCTCAATCTTCCTGCTCCTGAGGAAGATGAAGATGATGGACGAGGCCGGTTCTTTTAA
- the LOC142523736 gene encoding uncharacterized protein LOC142523736: MRQRRLIELLKDYDITINYHPGKANKVANALSRRDVGKVNLSALSAQPCLQETIKLKQNHDPSIAKKIKEQLQEGKAQEFQTDEKGVLWMKGRLPKSRQNHDGIWVIIDRLTKSAHFLPMRMKYNLDKLATLYMDNIVSNGVPASLLSDKDPRLALPPDMSRIHDVFHVSQLRKYIFDPIHILETGPLLVEGNLNEELKYE, translated from the exons GGATTATGATATAACAATCaactaccatccgggtaaagccaacaaggtagcaAATGCCTTGAGCCGAAGAGACGTAGGAAAAGTAAATTTATCGGCTCTTTCAGCCCAACCATGCCTTCAAGAAACCATCAAGTTGAAGCAAAATCACGATCCTTCCATAGCAAAAAAAATTAAGGAGCAACTTCAAGAAGGAAAAGCTCAAGAATTCCAAACTGATGAGAAAGGCGTCCTGTGGATGAAGGGAC gattaCCAAAGTCAAGACAAAACCATGATGGGATCTGGGTTATCATCGATCGACTGACCAAATCGGCACACTTTTTACCTATGCGAATGAAATATAACCTAGATAAATTAGCCACCTTATACATGGACAACATAGTAAGTAACGGAGTTCCAGCAAGTCTACTATCTGATAAGGATCCAAG ATTAGCACTTCCACCTGATATGTCAAGAATCCACGATGTTTTCCATGTTTCGCAGCTAAGGAAATATATTTTCGATCCAATTCATATTCTGGAGACTGGACCACTTCTGGTTGAGGGCAATCTAAATGAAGAACTGAAGTACGAGTAA